From Brassica rapa cultivar Chiifu-401-42 chromosome A06, CAAS_Brap_v3.01, whole genome shotgun sequence:
TTGCGttagaaaaaaattttgtttggtcaattgcaaaactaatccgtgcgttgacaaatagactgcatcATAAGTCTAcacggaggcgtagacatacaaaacagtctaccgtcGCGACACATATCTGGAAAAGAACGGCAACCATATAAATAGTTACCTTTTTCCTGTGTAAAGTTCGTTTTCAACCTTTTCAATCATCCAAACTCCGAGtatgagcaaaaagaagcatctttaacgattcactaatgaagaaactcgaaaatatgaagtttatAATTGTGAAATTGAAAGTTATGAAAatttttagatggaaatgtagaggagataagaggaaatgaaattttttgggttagaatgagaaaaaaagtggttgaaaattgaattctagagctttagagctcaaaaatggtggttcatggtagttggaaaaattgatgatgatggcatttttgtaaataaaaagaaatagttAGGGTGTATGtagttttttgttaattttaaattaataaaaaattaaataaaaatagtagttttgtgaataattcaaaaacatagggatagtatgaaaattatattgatggacaaaaaaaatgttagttttggatttgatttgaaaaagtgggttggttttgaaaaacacccttttttttttttacctccAATTATAGACGTTTTCCATTGGGAAATTATCCCACGTGTTGTCGGCCCTGTTCGAAACTACGCTAGGCGCTAGTCGGACGGCAACTTCGGGCCTAGCGAGTTACCGAAAAATCGGGGATTAAGCGGGATATACGCGGGGcctagtttttaatattttttgtttaatttaataagtaaaattaaatatataacttaaatAACATTATAATGTGATAATTTATATACactcaaatttatattaataactaactttaataaaatcgatttttaaaaatatacatgtatataaacAGGTCTAGACAACAAATAAGGAATTAATTAGAGATTAGTTTTTGTACTTTTATTATAAGTATATATACTGACATATGCGTAGAATGTCAAACAATTGACGTCTCCAAGTGGTCAAGACCACTTCTATCATGCTGGGCAACCTGAGTTCGATACCCCATCGgtgtaatatatttattttcgcATTATAATGTTAAGGCACGAGAGTCCCACATCGGTTAcccaaaaaaaggaaaagaaatgcGACTCTATATATATGTCCTCTACATGAAATGTGTTTGCTAAGATATTGGGCTTCAAGTAAAGcccaaaaatagttttattaaataaaattttggacCGATTAGTCTGTTTTTGGGCCGATTAGTCGCTTTATTGGGCCGACTAGTCTGTTTTTGGGCCGACTAACTGGTGTCCGATTTTATTGACCGATTTGGTCAAAATGCAGCGGTCGTGGTCCGAGTAGCGACTAGGCGGGCGCCTAGGCGGCTAGGCGCCCGCGTTTTTGAACAAGGGTTGTCGGCCACTACAATCACCTACTCACATTAACTCCTGTGATCATCTCAATTATCTTTCTTGAAGAAAgtattcaaatttgattttgtcTTTTCTCTTGGTCAAATTGTTTTTCCCTTTCAAGATAAAAACTCTCTTTGATTAAATATTGTTGTTATTTGTACAAATGGTCATaggtagtatatatataaaaatctttttttttattcattcgAATTGCACCTCTTCGCCACAGTCAAGCTCCTAGTACGCGGTTAGGCGTCCGAGTGTTTGAACAAAGCTCTGacatcatataaaaatatataattaaatctcaAAATAACTTACAATCCCCGCAAAACTTATTTTAGGTCCCATACAATTTCAACATGGGATTCATATTAAACATCCTTTTAGATTGAGTGTAGACAAAACTAAATTAATTGCATGACCGTTGAAGTTTCTAGAACAAGTTCATTCAACGGGCAGTCAATGTTCACTCATAGCATTCCCTACAAACTCTTCTTCAATTAACAAATGAGTCATCTCTCCTTACTTTCTCATCAAGTATTCTCTCCCTAGCTTTGTTTGCCTGCAAGATTTCCCAAATAAGTAGAACAAATATCAGGTCAAATGTTTAAGATATATAACAAAtgattaaatacaaaaaaaataaagaaatttacACAGTTTTAATCACCTCTTTGGTCCAATTGGTGAACCCAACAACAAGAAAGAGGATTAGAGTTTGTAGTGTTGATCCTGAGACTAAACCAGCCCAGAGTCCTTTCCCATTGAAGTGAAGATGAAAACACAATAGAAGTCCAATAGGAATACCAATGATATAATATGAAGCTATGTTCACATAAGCCCCAATTTTCTGCCACCCTGTTCCTCTCACAATCCCTGAAAAAAACATATTCGTTTGATAATCACGAAAATCTAAAATGACTGTTCCTGATCAGAAGAGGATGGTTAAGAAAGGCTAACCGGAGAGGACGATCACGAAGCTGTCCATGAGGATTGAAATGCAAAGAATGGGAGTCATCTTGGTCACATAGCGAGTTACTTCCTCCACATTGCTGTAAGCATAAGGCCATACATTCCGAGATAACAAGAGAGTAGAGCTCACAATGACTGATTCAACAGCTGCAATTATAACCGCGGCTGAAGCAGAATCATGAGCCCCTCGTGGGTTCCCAGCTCCTAGCTCATTCGCCACATTGGTACTAACCAGTAACGAAAATAAGAAACAATTGCCATTTTGGAATTCAGGATTTGAgaattaaagtaaaaaaataacaaacctCGCAGCATCACCGATTCCATTTACCAAATTGTAGTGCAAAGTAGAGGTCGTGAGACTGTTCAAATCCAAAACTCAAGGCtcagaaaatgaaaaaattgtTGGTAGAATAGTatataaatcaataaatatgtctttttttggtaaaataataaatcaatatatatatatatatatatatatatatatatatgaagcaCTACCAAATCGAGATAACCGAAGTTTCGAGCTTTGAGTTGGGAAGAAGACCGGAGAGCAAAGTTATCACCTCGAAAGCTAACCACTCAAGGCTAgtgaaggaaacaaaaacacgTGTTAAATCAAAGATCTCAAACCGAATAGGGTTgtattgaaaaagaaaaaacacagAAAGATCCATCGAATATACTAATCAAAGATCTCAAACCCAAAACTCAGACCAACATAGTCACTGATGACCACTAGATTTACAGACTTACCAACACATCATCGCAGAAGGAACCGCAAATTGAAAGAAGATTTTCGTGTGAAGAAACGCATCCTTGGACATATAAATCCGCGTTTTCAAGCACGTTTGAGAGCGTTTCATGTAAACCCAAAGGAAAACCGCGTTAAGCCAGTAGGATATACCGATAGACACAGCCGCTCCTTTGACTCCAAACTCAAATCTGTGAACCATTAGCCAACAGAGAGGAACATGGAAAGAGAGAGTAGCTAGAGAGCTCAACACCATAGGAAATATCAAGCTTTGTGACTGAAAGTATCGAACCAGCGACTCGAGAACCGAGTAACCGAATAATGCCGGTATGAGCCAGAGGCAGTAAACAGATGCTAACTCAGCTACTTGAGGGTCTTGGTGAAGAAGAATCAAGATCTGGTTCATGAATATCCAAAGAATCGAAATCGGAAAAGCGATAATCAAGAGATAAACCATTGACGTGAAAGTGTAGGGTCCAAGATTCTGATATTGTTCTGCTCCAAATGCTTGGCCACATAGTGTTTCCAATGCACCTGAAAGACCAAACTGTTGTATACAAATAAAATGATTAGAAAgtcacaataaaaataaaataaagaatttacTTACGAGGATACCAAAGCCGGTGACGTTAGCAAATGAGCTTCCAAGAGCGATTCCGGCAAGGGAGAGTTCGTTCCGGTGACCGACAATCATCGTAGAAGTTGCTTGAAGAAGAAACTGAGACATGTTCACGGCGACCATTGGAGCAGCCATTGAAGCaactttcttcatcttctcccatcttatcctctctctctcttcttcttctgattgtTGTTTGTTCTTCACCAGTAATGGAGCTTCAGTACTCTTCATCTTGTTTCTGGTTAGAAAATATGGGAACTTGGGTCgaatttattaagtttttttttttttttttaacggcaaacggctattctattactcaaacttgaggtggtctgggaagccagaccggaatagaacaaccaataaaacataagGATCTATGAAAAGAACGTGCATTCCTAGCTAACGAATCCGCAATCTCATTCTGCGTCCTTGGAACGTAGCTTATCTTGAAGTCCGGAAAACATAACCGAAGAGTTTGAACGATTTCCAACTCAGTTGAGAAGTTGGGCCAATCTTGTGGCTGCTCTATCATTGCAATCAGGTCCTTGCAGTCCGTCCCAAACCTCTGACAGGTCGAGTGTTGTAGCATACTCTCCATGGCCCACTTTAGCGCCTCCAGCTCCGAATGTAGTGCTGTCTCCCGCCTCCGCAGATTCCTTGACCCCATGAGCTGTATCTTTCCCAAAGTATCTTTCCAAACCCATCCCATTCCACTAAACTGCGCTGTGGAGGTCCATGAACCATCCACCATACAAATATTACTCAAGCTTAAGACTTGTGTTTCTTCATTATTCTGTACATTTGGCAGATTTGGTACATTTTCTCTTGCATTATACCACGCTTGACACTCTCCCTCTGCATACCTAACTAGCTCCAATGGATCTCTGTCTATACCTCGAAACAGTTTATCATTCCTAGCTTTCCAGATATACCAAATTATCCAAGGATAAGGATCTCTATCATCCTCGGGCTCCAGAATACTATTCTTTCTCCAAAAAAGAAAATCCATATTAGCATAAATACTTGGTATCGGAAAGATTTCAGCACTCGTCGGGGTTGATGATAACACCCATGCTTGTAAGGCCGGAGGGCACTCGAAGATAGCATGAGTAACAGTCTCTTCTGGTGCTCCACATCTTGGGCAGTAATTGTCGCAGCGCATATTACGTCTTACCAGATTCCTTGTTACAGCCACCTGTCCAGAtattaattgccatataagatgacatatctttTGTGGCGCATTCaccttccaagcaaaggcttgaagtttTGTAATGCTGGGTTGTAGAATTTCTAAGTCCTCCTCATCTCTCATCAAGTTTGTAGCAACCCAATATCCCGACTTAACAGTGTATTGTCCATTCTTCGTGTAACTCCAGCAAAATGTGTCCCGTCGATGAGTAGGGCTTATGGCCAAACTCAGGATCATCAGAATTTATTAAGTTTAGGTTTTGTATAAATGTGATCTTAAAATAGTCACGCTGCCCGAAATAATAAATAGACACGTTGCAAATAAATTGATTTATGTGCAGAACCAAAATCGTTTCGACTTAGTCGTCTCATTCATTGAAAGAGATAGGTACTGACTTTACATCAACTAAGCACGTGGACAAAAGCTgacaagattaaaaaaaaaaatcacaaggACAAAAGCATCCCATCTAATGTGCCCACCTAAAAAGCTTAATACGCATACCATGTGGAAAATCATGTCGGCTCTTGAATCCAAACACTATAAATTTTAGAATAGATTATACGCCTGTTCGTTTTACCAACGCGGTGGCAAGCGAGCTATGGTTAGGGCGAGCACAGCACAGTCAAGATAAATCTGTTTTGTTTACTTAGACGCTGTGGCAAATAAAAGTCAGTAAGGAAAACGCTGAAAATATCAGCGACAACGGCAACTCCAGCTTCCTTCCTTGCGATTATCAGCTTGCGACTGGTGGCTTCTTTAAAactctgatttttcttttttcatagGGTAATTGTTGGCCACAGTCACCACTAGCGGCGTCTTTAAAACGAACATGGATTATGTTTATTGGATAAAGCGGCTGAATCTGGACTCTTTGGATACCATGAAAAATGTACAAGATCCAAGCTCTCACTTAAGGTTCGCGACGATCTTCTAATCTTTATTGATGgaaattgttggggtcaaaaacggttacgacgaagttaacattcCAAACGTCCGTGGAAGAAAATGAGAATTTCTCTAATAAATactttttcgaaatagattctttcttacgaaaagctTTGCGGAGGAAAAACGAGACGTCCGACGAGAGCTCGAAaaaggtcgttacgcagcgactaaACGCGTCCCGCTctgtcgctacttagcgaccgagctcggtccgtcccgcttggtcgctatgtagcgaccgagctcgagccaaagctcggtcgctacgtagcgaccgagcgttcgtcccgctcggtcgctacgtagcgaccgagctcttccgaaacatcgatacgacaccagtccatgcattctcgtctatccttcgatgctatctccctaagaccgtagcgaactcggttcatgttttctgccattctaaatcatcgatcaaactttgcgggtaaaaccgcggaaagttcgttctttatcgaaagaagtagcagtaaacgcttcgagtcggaagacggcccaaagggacctaaaacacgactcgaggcccattctacgatttcttaaccaaaagcccgtaaaccgtagcacGATTTActcttggcgcgcaaggaatgATAAATGTCaggtttccgcggataaatacagaatTTTGAGGATAACACGAAGAtcgaaaaaaatggaatatctccattttatgctatgacggcttaagggcagaagagtaaaagcgtaaaccgaccttggagcgaatatataaggagtcctaggcgagaggcatggagggagaactttttcagagcaaacttagcacttagagcaatttaggcatatttccgtttttgttattcgagctgggACTGAATTACGTTattgccgtcttagggttttagaactaggaatctcgcagacagctctcgtagcccaggctcttaccttgttgtaacgctcaaacgcgaattcggaataagatctactttgctctcttttcgatttcttagactttatcgttgttattctcgtgttctgattgcttgacgtgtggtattagcagatatccgggacctctgagaaattagggttttcctagtttcctaatttaaacggaaatcgacagtgtgaatttcggttcccacagtttagcgctagaaggaggggggggggggtacggatcaatctaacccgcaaaagccactcaacgatcaggaacgatatgcaagactcgacgtgcgcgaacgtcatctcattcaaggggggagcaacggtcgatcgagccaaaccttgAAACAATCTCCTTGTTATTGAGCTGACGATTCGGGATATCGATGTCGCTAGGGTGCTAATCGACACCGGAagttcggccgatatcatcttcaaagatacTCTCGAAAAAATGGAGATAAATCAATCCGAAGTCGCGAAATACCCTAGTCCACTGCTGGGACTTTCGGGGGcaacgaccatggcctacggatcgattaatctcgctgtcaaagccggaaccgtgacgaaagtcacagagtttctagtcgttgaccatcccgcatcttacaacgttatcatgggaacgccaTGGTTGAACGCCATGCGTGCTATCCCATCAAcataccatctttgcctcaagttcccgacccctaacagagtcgaggtaatatggggaaatccgagagtatCACAGGTGTGTTTTGCCGcagaactaaaacgaaaaagaCCAGTCCTCGAGATCACTCCTAGAAAACTGGAGAAAAATATCTCCAAcgaagatacgcgaagtcagaaTTCAGCGGAactcttctggcaatctcgtaaCATCGCGGCCCTGGATGAAAAATGCGAGCCAACttgcgaacccgtggtaacaatctgtctcgacgaagcatTCCCAGAATGCTGCATCGAGATCAGAGCCAATCTCCGCGAGCCTTTgtggacagaactcataacctgtcttaaaaagaatctcaatactttcgcatgggctgcgaaAGATATGCCAgggatcgacattaacataacgtgtcacgagctgaatatcgacccaacgttcaaacccgtcaaacaaaagagacggaagctaggacccgaacgtgcttcTGCAGTAAACGACGAGGTCAAAAAATTTCTTAAAGTcgggtcgataacagaagtaagatacctagactggctcgccaaccctgtagtagtcaaaaaaaaaaacgggaaatggcgagtttgcgtggattttacTGACCTAAACAAAGCATGTCCGAAGGATAGTTTCCctttaccacatatcgatcgattggtagaagcaacagcgggcaacgagctcttatccttcatggatgccttctcaggttataatcaaattaggatgaatcccgacgatcgcgagaagaccgcgttcattaccgatcgcagaacttattgctataaggtaatgcccttcggcaaCGCTGGCGCAATTTACCAatgactcgtgaaccgaatgttctccaaacaactcggaaaaacgatggaggtttatatcgacaacatgctcgtcaaatccctccaAGCAAaggatcacgtgtcacatctcgaggAATGTTTCACGCAgttaaattcccataacataaAGCTCAACCTGACAAAATGCAGATTCGCTgtggcatcaggggaattcctcggctacctggtcacataccgcggcatcgaagcaaatccaaaacagatcaacgcactgatcgagatggcttcaccaaagaataaGCAGGAAGTCCAAAGGATGACCGGCAGGATCGCAgcgcttaaccgatttatttcacgattaACAgacaagtgcctgcccttctacgatgtcttgcgaggaaataaaaaattcgaatggtcggaagaatgcgaaaacgccttccaacagctgaagcgttatttagctactcctccagtcctcgcataacccgtggaaggggagcctttattcttatacatcgctgtgtcagcaacggccgtgagtggagtcctgatcagggaagaacgcggggagcagaaacctattttctacataagcaaaaccttgctggatgccgagtCTAGGTACCCGTTAATGGAAAAATTAGCATGCACGGTCGTAACATcagcccgaaaactaagaccatatttccaatcccacacaatcgtcatcctcacgacctTTACCCTACGGACAATTCTGCATAGCCCGAGTAAGTCTGGCCGACTGGCCAAGTGCGCAGTCGAATTGAGCGAGTACGATATCgagtaccgaccaaggacgagcgcaaaatcacaagtgctcgcagaatTCTTGGTCGAACTACCAACGGGGACCataaccaacgaggaaccaaattccacctggcacCTCCACGTCGAcagatcctcatccaagcagggatcgggtatcggaatccgtctcacatctctaacaagcgagatcttggaacaatcgttcaggctggaattccacgcctcaaacaacgaggctgAATACGAAGCACTCATCGCAGggctacgtttggctcacggcttaaagaTACGTAACCTCCAcacttactgcgactcccagttagtggccagtcaattcagcagagagtatgaagccagagacgaacagATGGatgcgtacctcaaactggtccaaagTCTAGCTCAAGATTttgactgtttcgcccttacgcgaatcccccgttccgagaacgTCCAGgcagacgccctcgcggccctagcatcaagttccgaacCAGGACTTAAAAGGGTAATTCCagtcgagttcatcgaacatccgagcatCAGTCCACCAGTCGTCGTCAACCTCATAGAAGGTCaagatgatgaggaagaagaagttacaATACAACTGCaatcggagcaatctgattacggctgcgataccccatggcttcagacaaTTTGAGACTatattatcgacgggcaactgcccaccgaaaaatgggcagcccgcaaagtccgaacacaggccgcgcgctacgtaacagtggacgatGAAATTTACAAATAGAAATTCTCCGGACCACTTATGACGTGTCTCCAAGGagaaaaagcaagaaaattaaTGGAAGAAGTACATTCCGGttcctgcggcaaccattccggtggAAGATCGCTAGCTGTGATaatcaaacgccatggataGTACTGGCCAACGATGATCGGAGATTACGAGAAATTCgcccaaaaatgcaaaaaatgccaaaggcatgctcCAACACATCGCCTtacccctttatgcgctgggccatggatattgttgGAGCTCTTCATAATTcgaagcaaaagcgtttccttctagtcctcaccgatttttttctcaaaatgggtagaggcagactcatacgcaagtataaaagatgtccaagtcgaaaatttcgtatggaaaaacatcatctgtaggcatggagttccttacgagatcgtaaccgataacaGGTCTCAGTTTATCTCCACCCGGTTCGAGGCATTCTGTGAcaaatggaagatacgactcaacaagtcaactcccagctatccgcagtgcaacggacaagctgaaacaatcaacaaaacCATTCTTGAcagactgaagaaacgcttagaggccaaaaaaggcaggtgggtcgacgaactcgagggagtccgctggtctcaccgtaccaccctaaggcgagcaacgggagaaactccttTCGCTCTGGTGTACGGCACAAAATGCATGATTCCTGCGGAAGTAGAGTTCCCCGGCGTTCGAAGAAGGTTACTACCCGAACgggaggaactcaacaatgccatgctcttggatgatctcgatctcattaacgagcgccaagattgagcgctcatccgaatccaAAATTACCAACACGCCGCTGCAaagtactataattccaacgtacgaaaTCGTAGGTTTAATcaaggagatctggtccttcgcaaagtcttccaaaataccactgaacgaaacgcgggaaaacttagagcaaactgggaaggtccctaaaaaatcgaaaaagtcgtccgaccaggctcctacgaaatagccaacatgcaaggcgtaaaaattcctagaacctggaacgcgatgcatctcaaaaaatactatcaccaaacaaaccaactcgcaatcaccgaactacgagacggcttgatctccataaggagtacgtaggcagtttgtcaaaagacaaattcagctgtcccccctcgtTAAAAAGAGGGGGGGGGAGTggatacgtatactcgtatactctcAAATTCGAAAACATCTGACCACACCCCCGATGTTTCCGACTCATCTTAACCAAGCAAATTATTTACTCGCAAAGCACTCAGTCGTTAGGAagaagcaacctttagcatcgcgagacgtcgcaagaGATGCCTGAAGAGTTATTTCTTCCGAACAACGAAAATAGAACCTccgtaaaaaaataattatgtacAAAGTACACTTTAACACATATTTTGcgcaaaaattcaaaaaagcgACATCTGTcgccaagtccgatgctgatcacatcgaactcgcgaacgtcctaaacagacatagtcATCTCGCaaagatgactctcgtacacatccgacacaaggataatagcgctataaaagaaatccgaaacttttggtctagcacttccggttggcttaaaaattgtctcCGGAGAAGTGCTCGATTCATATCAAACAAGTCATGTAAGCCGataacctatcgcggactttaaatcgatacgaatcaggttAAAATCGCGACAGATAaatcgatagccggctagtcaccgcataagtcttaaaaccgaaagtaaacctaggtcttgccctaaacctagcgcactggtctctaacatctcaaggcatgatatcaaaaagatacgagatcccaaaaccatgcctctatgtttatattCGACATCTTCAGATATCCCGCGAAGCCTACATCTCGCGGaggaactctcgaaacagatctcgaatgaaacattttcacaaccgaagaaggatatgagacgacaactcatcaccttccttccCCACTATACACTAACTCGTAAAAAAAGTACCACTTGATTATTTCATCATAAAACGCCgcagagcggcagggattcaaagccacatacggccagtcccgaaacaTGAAATAAGGCCATTTAAGGCCCAAACATAAAAACgtaaaaacaaatctctcgcaagagatctaacccaagtcatccTCAGTActcacgccccctcttcacccgttgcctcgtccgagcctggagccgcgtcgccTCTGTTTTCTCCAACCATcaggtctttcccctctgggtcttctgaactcgtcggaaggaagcacgcggatttgaggtcagccaggatgagatcgaaatctccatccacgACCGCCATATCACCCCTAcggccggacagtcgggcctcttcagcctccaaggtcgggggaacCTCACtctggaacgaccgaaccacggccatcccgccctcaatcgtcgcccaAGCTAAGttcctgctccggatacactcgagggaacccagagaagcagaaatcttcgccaagcgagcctgaaactctgAGCGAAGAGCATCCGTGGCCTCTTGGATTCCGCGGCTCGCTAGTCCCGCATCACCcccgatctgacgctggagccgACGCACCTcagaggatttggccttcctggccttcttctccttaagcaaggaactcgccgtcttcccgaggtccctctcgAGCTCCCCTATCGCGACCTCGAGCTTAGACACTTTCGCGGAATGAGAATCCTTGACAGCCGTCAGCATGGCCTCGGTTTCAGACCATctaccctgaagctccaccaactccccggcaagacgactggtctcagaaccgcactggctgatcatcccatcgatcaacgacatGAActgcaaacaatttttttttttttaagacttAAGTCCGAGAAAGAATGTTCATAAAACAATCGAGAA
This genomic window contains:
- the LOC103844374 gene encoding protein DETOXIFICATION 9; its protein translation is MRCDNYCPRCGAPEETVTHAIFECPPALQAWVLSSTPTSAEIFPIPSIYANMDFLFWRKNSILEPEDDRDPYPWIIWYIWKARNDKLFRGIDRDPLELVRYAEGECQAWYNARENVPNLPNVQNNEETQVLSLSNICMVDGSWTSTAQFSGMGWVWKDTLGKIQLMGSRNLRRRETALHSELEALKWAMESMLQHSTCQRFGTDCKDLIAMIEQPQDWPNFSTELEIVQTLRLCFPDFKISYVPRTQNEIADSNKMKSTEAPLLVKNKQQSEEEERERIRWEKMKKVASMAAPMVAVNMSQFLLQATSTMIVGHRNELSLAGIALGSSFANVTGFGILFGLSGALETLCGQAFGAEQYQNLGPYTFTSMVYLLIIAFPISILWIFMNQILILLHQDPQVAELASVYCLWLIPALFGYSVLESLVRYFQSQSLIFPMVLSSLATLSFHVPLCWLMVHRFEFGVKGAAVSIGISYWLNAVFLWVYMKRSQTCLKTRIYMSKDAFLHTKIFFQFAVPSAMMCCLEWLAFEVITLLSGLLPNSKLETSVISICLTTSTLHYNLVNGIGDAASTNVANELGAGNPRGAHDSASAAVIIAAVESVIVSSTLLLSRNVWPYAYSNVEEVTRYVTKMTPILCISILMDSFVIVLSGIVRGTGWQKIGAYVNIASYYIIGIPIGLLLCFHLHFNGKGLWAGLVSGSTLQTLILFLVVGFTNWTKEANKARERILDEKVRRDDSFVN